The Mesotoga infera genome includes a region encoding these proteins:
- the cas4 gene encoding CRISPR-associated protein Cas4: MIDINGSLILSYSNCHREAWLMAHRIIPEQENTSMSIGRLIHETAYENRGEKDVSIDNIRLDMVEEKKGKTIVSEIKKSKYSLEGARDQLLFYLLRLKEMGVQAEGQLLVPKEKKKITITLTDEEEDRIGKLCEEIQKLVEGPIPEIERTQNKCKNCAYYTYCWV, encoded by the coding sequence GTGATTGACATCAACGGAAGCCTCATACTCTCGTATTCAAATTGCCACAGGGAAGCTTGGCTTATGGCCCATCGAATTATTCCTGAACAGGAGAACACGTCAATGTCTATTGGTCGCCTTATTCACGAAACAGCCTATGAGAATAGGGGAGAAAAAGATGTCTCTATAGACAACATAAGACTCGACATGGTCGAAGAGAAAAAGGGAAAAACGATCGTCAGCGAGATAAAGAAGTCCAAGTATTCACTTGAAGGGGCAAGAGATCAGCTACTCTTCTATCTTCTGAGGCTAAAAGAAATGGGAGTTCAGGCCGAGGGACAGCTGCTGGTGCCGAAAGAAAAGAAGAAAATAACGATTACTCTTACTGATGAAGAAGAAGACAGAATAGGGAAGTTATGCGAAGAAATACAGAAACTCGTTGAAGGGCCAATTCCAGAGATAGAGCGGACACAGAACAAGTGCAAGAACTGCGCTTACTACACTTATTGTTGGGTGTGA